The genome window AATAAAGAGCTTATGAAACAAGCTTTTGAAAAGCCTTTGAAAAATTTTAAGCAAATTTATTTAGACTTACCTGGATTTGGTAATTCAAACATAGAAGCACCGATGGACTCATATGCTTATGCAAAAGTTGTTGAAGATTTTTTAATCACTATTGATCACAAAGTAGATTATTTAATGGGGCATTCTTTTGGGGGTAAAATTGCGACTATTATGTGTCAAAATGTCCAGTATCAAGGTTTAATCTTGCTTTCAAGCGCAGGTGTGGTTTTACCAAAGAGTTTTAAGGTGCGTTTTAAGATAGCACTGTTTAAGATCTTAAAAAATCTTCCTTATGGGGATTTTTGGAGAAAGTTTTTTATAAGCAAAGACGCTCAAGGTATGAGTGAGGTGATGTATGAAACTTTTAAAAAAGTTGTGAATGAAAATTTAGAAAATGAATTTCAAAAAATCAAAAATCCCATTTTGATTTTTTGGGGCAATGAAGACAAAGCTACACCTTTAAAAAGTGGCGCGATTATACACTCTTTAGCACAAAAAGGAAAATTTTTTGCATTAGAGGGAGATCATTTTTTCTTTTTGCAACATGCAAATTTTATAAGTGAAAAAATACACGAGGAATTTCTAAAACAATGATTAACATGCTAGCGTTTTTGTGTTTAAATTTTTTGCTCGGTTTTTATTTGATTTTGGCATTGCAGTGGTATTCTTATAAGTTTTCACGCATTATATTGCACTATGCTAAGCCTTGGTGGCATTTGTATTTTGCGATCATTCCATATTTTGCATTTGTTTATTTTTTGTATAGTGGAAATTTTTATCCTTATTTTGTTGTTTTGGCTTTAGCTTTAGTTTATGGTGGGTTTTTATATAAAAATTTAGATAAAAAACTTGTTTTTACTGCTAGAGTGAAGCGATATTTTATTTTTTTAATATTGTTGACTTTGGCATTTATGCCCTTTTTTTATACAGGT of Campylobacter sp. 2014D-0216 contains these proteins:
- a CDS encoding alpha/beta fold hydrolase, which translates into the protein MAKTRVYSNGYFYNLSYELINPKCEKTILILHGWGANKELMKQAFEKPLKNFKQIYLDLPGFGNSNIEAPMDSYAYAKVVEDFLITIDHKVDYLMGHSFGGKIATIMCQNVQYQGLILLSSAGVVLPKSFKVRFKIALFKILKNLPYGDFWRKFFISKDAQGMSEVMYETFKKVVNENLENEFQKIKNPILIFWGNEDKATPLKSGAIIHSLAQKGKFFALEGDHFFFLQHANFISEKIHEEFLKQ